The following proteins are encoded in a genomic region of Triticum dicoccoides isolate Atlit2015 ecotype Zavitan chromosome 1B, WEW_v2.0, whole genome shotgun sequence:
- the LOC119350837 gene encoding pyruvate kinase 1, cytosolic-like, translated as MSIFRARDFLSKLGDLSRTLFFAKIENVEGLNHFDEILEEADGITLSRGNLGIDLPPEKVFLFQKSALHKCNMAGKPAVVTRVVDSMTDNLRPTRAELLMGRRRAGRICFPLKHQQQLRRLKNPISHLLK; from the exons ATGTCGATATTTAGA GCACGGGATTTCCTCTCAAAGTTAGGTGATCTTAGTCGAACTCTGTTTTTTGCCAAAATTGAGAATGTGGAG GGCTTGAACCATTTTGATGAGATCCTGGAAGAAGCAGATGGTATAACTCTGTCAAGGGGAAACCTTGGAATTGATCTTCCACCTGAAAAG GTGTTCTTATTTCAGAAGTCTGCTCTGCACAAGTGCAACATGGCCGGAAAGCCTGCTGTTGTTACTCGTGTTGTGGACAGTATGACGGATAACCTAAGGCCTACTCGTGCGGAGCTACTGATGGGCAGACGCCGTGCTGGACG GATATGCTTCCCGCTAAAGCACCAGCAGCAGCTAAGAAGATTGAAGAATCCAAT AAGCCATCTACTGAAGTGA